In one window of Tellurirhabdus rosea DNA:
- a CDS encoding peptidylprolyl isomerase, producing the protein MALINKIREKSGVAVAVIAISLILFIVGGDLLGNGALFGGRDQNVGEIAGQKISYQEFNAKVDEARAAFEQQTGRPATEQDMAQIRDQAWNQFILDIAYQNEYEALGLGVTPAELVDMVQGNYISPAIRQTFTNPQTGVFDKNVVINYLKNLKNLPPEQQRAWANFEKNLSADRMRTKYESLMRQSVYATTAEAKREYEAQNTRADLKMLYVPYYTIADTTVKVTDSQLQDYLDKHKDEYKGFDSRTIQYVTFSIASSKEDSAALYDQIKKLARGLASATNDSSYAQMNSDVRVPLYLTAGEMPEQLRAAIPTFTQGGVYGPFREGTTYFIYKYGGTKRDTNFTARASHILIRPNGQGDSAKAQARQRAEDLLRQIQGGADFAALARANSADGSAQVGGDLGYFKNNGQMVKPFEQAIFGFNGTGLIPRVVETDFGFHIIKVTEPKTNTLYRVAAIGKEIAPSQATRDEVYRRADEFANGSKSKEDFDKNAKEDKTLVVATAERITEEASMVNALTDARELVRWAFDEDTKAGDVSKAIEIGDQYVVATVTGKTSEEKVTVDDYRQELTQKVRNQLKAEQIMQKMGTPSGALETIAAKYGAGAIVETVTDVNLANGFLKSAGVDPVAVGKAFGLKPGKRSKPFAGETGILIVETSKVTPAPAIADYSLYKNLLQQNQSSRAGFFVNEAIREKANIKDRRAKFY; encoded by the coding sequence ATGGCGTTAATCAACAAGATTAGAGAAAAGTCAGGCGTTGCGGTGGCGGTCATTGCCATCAGTTTGATTTTATTCATTGTAGGAGGTGATTTGCTGGGTAACGGTGCTCTGTTTGGAGGTCGTGACCAGAATGTGGGCGAGATTGCCGGGCAGAAGATTTCGTACCAGGAATTTAACGCCAAAGTGGACGAAGCCCGCGCGGCCTTCGAGCAGCAGACCGGTCGTCCGGCAACCGAGCAGGACATGGCGCAAATCCGCGACCAGGCCTGGAATCAGTTCATTCTGGACATTGCCTACCAGAACGAATACGAAGCTCTCGGTCTGGGTGTAACGCCTGCCGAACTGGTGGACATGGTCCAGGGTAACTACATCAGCCCCGCCATCCGCCAGACGTTCACGAATCCGCAGACCGGCGTTTTCGACAAGAACGTCGTGATCAACTACCTCAAAAATCTGAAAAACCTGCCGCCGGAACAGCAGCGCGCCTGGGCTAACTTCGAAAAGAACCTCAGCGCCGACCGGATGCGGACCAAATACGAAAGCCTGATGCGGCAGTCGGTCTACGCCACCACGGCGGAAGCCAAGCGCGAGTACGAAGCGCAGAACACCCGCGCAGACCTGAAAATGCTGTACGTTCCTTACTACACCATCGCGGACACCACCGTGAAAGTAACGGACAGCCAGCTGCAGGACTACCTCGACAAGCATAAGGACGAATACAAAGGCTTCGACAGCCGGACGATCCAGTACGTAACGTTCTCGATCGCGTCTTCGAAAGAAGACAGCGCGGCGCTCTACGACCAGATCAAGAAACTGGCCCGCGGCCTCGCTTCGGCCACCAACGACTCGTCGTACGCGCAGATGAACTCCGACGTGCGCGTGCCGCTGTACCTGACGGCCGGCGAAATGCCTGAGCAGCTGCGTGCCGCCATCCCGACCTTTACGCAGGGCGGCGTGTACGGTCCTTTCCGCGAAGGAACCACCTATTTCATCTACAAATACGGCGGCACCAAGCGCGATACCAACTTTACGGCCCGCGCCAGCCACATCCTGATTCGTCCGAACGGACAGGGCGACTCGGCCAAAGCTCAGGCTCGTCAGCGGGCTGAAGACCTGCTCCGCCAGATTCAGGGCGGTGCCGATTTTGCGGCCCTCGCCCGTGCCAACAGCGCCGACGGTTCGGCGCAGGTGGGCGGTGACCTCGGTTACTTCAAGAACAACGGCCAGATGGTGAAGCCCTTCGAACAGGCTATTTTCGGCTTCAACGGCACGGGCCTGATTCCGCGCGTGGTGGAGACGGACTTCGGTTTCCACATCATCAAAGTGACGGAGCCCAAAACGAATACGCTGTACCGCGTGGCCGCCATCGGTAAGGAAATTGCCCCGAGCCAGGCTACCCGCGATGAAGTGTACCGCAGAGCCGACGAGTTTGCCAACGGCAGCAAGTCGAAGGAAGATTTTGACAAGAACGCCAAAGAAGACAAAACGCTGGTGGTAGCCACCGCCGAGCGGATTACGGAAGAAGCGTCGATGGTCAACGCACTGACGGATGCCCGTGAACTGGTCCGCTGGGCCTTTGACGAGGACACCAAAGCCGGTGACGTATCGAAAGCCATCGAAATCGGCGACCAGTACGTAGTCGCTACGGTGACGGGCAAAACCAGCGAAGAAAAAGTAACGGTGGACGATTACCGCCAGGAACTGACTCAGAAAGTACGCAACCAGCTGAAAGCCGAGCAGATCATGCAGAAGATGGGTACGCCTTCCGGCGCGCTGGAAACGATTGCTGCCAAGTACGGCGCCGGTGCCATTGTCGAAACGGTGACGGACGTAAACCTGGCCAACGGCTTTCTCAAGTCCGCAGGGGTTGATCCGGTCGCGGTCGGAAAGGCCTTCGGTCTGAAGCCCGGTAAGCGCAGCAAACCGTTCGCGGGCGAAACCGGTATCCTGATCGTGGAAACGTCGAAAGTGACTCCGGCTCCGGCCATTGCCGATTACTCGCTGTACAAAAACTTGCTCCAGCAGAACCAGTCGTCACGGGCGGGCTTCTTCGTCAACGAAGCCATTCGTGAAAAGGCGAACATCAAAGACCGCCGCGCGAAGTTTTATTGA
- the rdgB gene encoding RdgB/HAM1 family non-canonical purine NTP pyrophosphatase, with amino-acid sequence MTLCFATNNPHKREEIAALLGDEFVLKTLAEIGCTDELPETQPTIAGNARQKAAYVWDHFGVSCFADDTGLEVDALNGEPGVYSARYAGEPADSVRNVAKLLQNLEGQTDRRARFRTVITLVLDGQYHDFEGVVEGEILTGQRGTGGFGYDPVFQPQGAEQTFAEMPMDQKGAISHRGRAFRKLVEFLKNRQERIDKRQETRD; translated from the coding sequence ATGACACTTTGCTTCGCGACCAATAACCCGCACAAACGGGAAGAAATTGCCGCCCTGCTGGGCGATGAATTTGTCCTGAAAACCCTGGCTGAAATCGGCTGTACGGACGAACTGCCCGAAACCCAGCCGACCATCGCCGGAAACGCCCGTCAGAAAGCTGCCTACGTCTGGGACCATTTTGGCGTTTCCTGTTTTGCCGATGATACGGGTCTGGAAGTCGATGCGCTGAACGGCGAACCCGGCGTGTACTCGGCCCGCTACGCCGGCGAACCCGCCGACTCCGTGCGCAACGTGGCCAAATTACTGCAAAATCTGGAAGGCCAAACCGACCGACGCGCCCGCTTCCGGACGGTGATTACGCTGGTCCTCGACGGGCAGTACCACGATTTTGAAGGCGTTGTCGAAGGCGAAATTCTGACCGGACAGCGGGGAACGGGCGGCTTTGGCTACGATCCGGTTTTCCAGCCGCAGGGCGCCGAACAGACCTTTGCCGAAATGCCGATGGACCAGAAAGGAGCCATCAGCCACCGCGGCCGGGCGTTCCGGAAACTGGTGGAGTTTTTGAAGAATAGACAAGAGAGAATAGACAAGAGACAAGAGACGAGAGATTAG